tgtaggaatgtgagttaatacttcatctacccggtaccactgaaaacccaactttgataaaaatggacaaagcgagttttggaatatcactcttcatttgtatAAAAccctatattttcaaattttaagctcaaGTTCAAAACCTTCAAAAGAAATAGTTAGTGAACCTAATGAGGCAATGACCTACCTTTAGATTCTGAAATATTTGTCAAACCCTGGCTAGAGCCTCGCTGAAACCACAGAAcaccaaaaaatgcatttcaatgagtgattcattttttaggaggCGTTTGTTTTTGATACCTAAGTTATATTTTGAGCACAAGTTGAAAAGTTTGACGAAAATCGAATGACAtggaaaggaaaaggaaaactATGCCAAAATGTTATTCATTTCTCAACATTTCAGAAGCGCTGAGCCCGCTGGGGTTGTGGACAGGGCTTCAATTGGGAGATGCTCATCGTAGACCTATAGGCCTATAGGGGTCATGCATCTCTGCCTGCATCCACTAGGTCTGTTCAATTTTATCTAATAGACAGTTTTTCTTACAGGTTTGCGACGCTTTCCTATCGGATCGTGAAACGAAAACACTGATGCAAAAACGTGACTTCGATCTCTTAATTTTAGACGGTGCCTATCCAGAATGCGGCGTTGGTCTAGCATATCATTTCCAAGCTCCTTTCATTTACATCAACACTGTCGGATTTTACACCGGATCTTTGTCGTTGGCCGGAAATCCAACACCTTACTCCATCACGCCATATTTGGGTTTACCATATTCTGATAATATGAACATCGTACAACGTTTGACAAACACCATGTATCACGTAGGATTATCAATATTGCACAATATAATGGTGCGTTTCTTCTTGCATCAAGTTCTCAAGACGCATATCAGTCCAAATATTCCAAACGCTTACGAAATATCGAAAAACGTgagcgtaatttttcaaaatgggcatTTCTCTTTGACATATCCTAGACCGTTTTTGCCATCAGTTGTGGAAGTAGCTTGTTTACATTGTCGATCAGCAAAGCCATTGCCTCAAGTAAGAGTTCCACCAACGTATAACCCGATCacaatcaactttcaaaattatcttCGACAATTCCTCGACACTTTTGATTCTCCTACACCAACACTCCAACAGAGAAATACTTATAagaaattatgcattttttaggAGCTCGAAGATTTTATCAACGCTGGAAATAACAGAGGATTCATTTACGTCAGTATGGGATCTTCGGTAAAAGCTTCGAATATGCCGGAAGAATTACGATTACTGTTCATAAGTGTTTTCCGCAGTTTACCATATCAGATATTATGGAAATGGGAATCTGTGGGAATCGCTCCGACTTTCGATTTACCTCGGAATGTCTTGTTAAGTCATTGGTTTCCACAACAAGATTTATTAGGTGATAATATACGTACTATTAATGAAAGTAGAAGTACTTACATGACTTATTTTTCAATCGGATGAAACTGTCTTCTTCAGGACATCCTAAAATTCGAGCTTTCGTTACTCATGGCGGACTACTGAGCttatttgaaacagtttttcatGGAGTTCCAGTGGTAGCAATGCCAGTATTCTGTGATCATGATTCGAACGTTGAGAAGTCCGTACAAGATGGTTACGCGATTCGATTAGAATTACGCGAACTTACGGctaataaattattgaaaagcgTCTCAAATGTAATTAACGATCCGAAGTAAGTATCAAAAGTACACGCATTCCCATCAACCACGCGAAATCACTATATTACATCAATCGATCAAATCACGTGTTAAATcattgttatcattttttgcaGATACAAATCAAACGCCATCAAAAGGTCATTGTTGCTAAAAGATCAACTGGAATCGCCGCTAGATCGCGCTGTCTTCTGGACAGAATATGTACTTCGGCATAATGGAGGACAGCATTTGCATTCTCCTTCCAAAGAAATGACTTTCATCTCGTATTACCTTATCGATGTGATTACTttagcaataattttaatttattcaattttatacctaACTTTTTTTATACTCAGATTAAGTAATAGGATATTTTCTTGCaattacaaaatcaaaattaaagtcaattaaaaaatcataccgTATCTCATTTTGACTTTCGAAACGATAGGTACTAAGCGAAAACTCGATAGAATAACTAAAATATCAACCGGAAAAAATCTGCATGATTAATATTCTTTCCAACaattatattaaaaaatgaattgacaaatcaatttaaaatattcaaacaaaattcgtaattaaaaaatgaaaaaaatacataaataaaacaataatattgTATGCTAGGTAGATAGTTggtacacaattacacatgtATTCTATAATAATAATCTAAAATAATCACATGACAATTAATCGTTAGAACTAATAACCAGTTCAAACCATTGTCTGAGGGCATCGCTTAGAACACCAGGTAATTTATTAATATCACGTAGAAGCAAATAGAAAGGAAAAGGGAAATTATCGATGTAATTTTGAATTCCCATCAGCTTATTACCTTGAAATATGGGCATTCGTATATCCAAAATGGAATTCTGCAAAACGAcgttaaaaaaatgtgaacatCAGGCCATTAAACATTTAAACTTCTATCACATTACCGGTAAGTAACGATGTTCAAATTACCTTTGCGTTAGGATTATCTATTATAATAAAAACGACGAATATTCCAGCTTGTTTAGCTGTTCTGACAGCCGATTTTACGGTTGATACTCCTTCGCCCGTGATGCCACGACCGTCTGATACGATGACCAATAATTGCGCCGATTTTATCGCATGATTACTACTTCCTCTGGTTAAAAATATGCCATTTGCTGCGTGAATAGCATCGGCAATTTTCGTTTGCACTTCATCGAACGTGAAATCTCTGATTAATCtgcaaaaaataacattttacaaaattataggCAACTCGCGAGCAGGCGAACTACGATACATCATTACGACGTCAATTTGCTTCTTCAAACAAtaaatattattatattatgataaaaacgaaaaa
The sequence above is a segment of the Planococcus citri chromosome 3, ihPlaCitr1.1, whole genome shotgun sequence genome. Coding sequences within it:
- the Ugt50B3 gene encoding UDP-glucuronosyltransferase 2C1, whose product is MVFLRREFFLLLISYVYLVQSSKILMITLAGTKSHKIPFLELAKGLVERKHNVTFINAFPTESQNSLIEEINPTNLVLYIRNFTNWDLLGPKLKGELPVPIIDIFKFGYQVCDAFLSDRETKTLMQKRDFDLLILDGAYPECGVGLAYHFQAPFIYINTVGFYTGSLSLAGNPTPYSITPYLGLPYSDNMNIVQRLTNTMYHVGLSILHNIMVRFFLHQVLKTHISPNIPNAYEISKNVSVIFQNGHFSLTYPRPFLPSVVEVACLHCRSAKPLPQELEDFINAGNNRGFIYVSMGSSVKASNMPEELRLLFISVFRSLPYQILWKWESVGIAPTFDLPRNVLLSHWFPQQDLLGHPKIRAFVTHGGLLSLFETVFHGVPVVAMPVFCDHDSNVEKSVQDGYAIRLELRELTANKLLKSVSNVINDPKYKSNAIKRSLLLKDQLESPLDRAVFWTEYVLRHNGGQHLHSPSKEMTFISYYLIDVITLAIILIYSILYLTFFILRLSNRIFSCNYKIKIKVN